The Halomicrobium salinisoli genome contains a region encoding:
- a CDS encoding cytochrome b: MADRLDRVYGWFDDRLDLDRDVPFLGKAFPAEDSYLLGEVALFCFLMLVLTGMFLGFFFEPSTSNVEYDGSVAEYQGEEMPEAFVSVLNITYDVPYGMFLRRLHHWAAHLFVASLSLHMLRVFFSGAYQNPREPNWVVGSGLAVASMFAAYTGYALPFDEFASTATGIGFSIANSIPILGDVFARVVFGGEYPSSATVPRFYFIHVFLLPVVIAGLIAVHMAILVRQKHTEAPREDDLAGDGRRVDRDDDGIVVGLPAFPNQAAISAVVFFLTMATLSLLAGFLPVHNVAEYGPNDPAGTPELIMPDWFLMWVFGFLKLLPGWLGFTIPVVDVHVSTEFIGGMLLPGIVFGIMFAWPFIDYREEPRHFTVDPLARPWQTAVGVAAVVMVMIASIAGMNTIAADITGLSTDVLNPALLAATILGPLVAGGITYLAIDRYDGPLYGSRPDVTPDGGAAGEAEAVPEGAGTIEPDDTDGEAGSQPDGEQSGGESDG; this comes from the coding sequence GTGGCCGACCGCCTGGACCGGGTCTACGGGTGGTTCGACGACCGCCTGGACCTGGACCGTGACGTCCCCTTCCTCGGGAAGGCGTTCCCGGCCGAGGACTCCTACCTGCTGGGGGAGGTCGCGCTGTTCTGCTTCCTGATGCTCGTGCTGACGGGCATGTTCCTCGGGTTCTTCTTCGAGCCCTCGACGTCGAACGTGGAGTACGACGGCAGCGTCGCCGAGTACCAGGGCGAGGAGATGCCCGAGGCCTTCGTCAGCGTGCTCAACATCACCTACGACGTCCCCTACGGGATGTTCCTGCGGCGCCTGCACCACTGGGCTGCCCACCTGTTCGTGGCCTCCCTGTCGCTGCACATGTTGCGGGTGTTCTTCAGCGGCGCCTACCAGAACCCACGCGAGCCCAACTGGGTCGTCGGCTCGGGGCTCGCAGTCGCGTCCATGTTCGCGGCCTACACGGGCTACGCGCTGCCGTTCGACGAGTTCGCCAGCACCGCGACCGGCATCGGGTTCAGCATCGCGAACTCGATACCGATACTGGGTGACGTCTTCGCGCGCGTGGTGTTCGGGGGTGAGTACCCGTCGAGCGCGACTGTGCCGCGGTTCTACTTCATCCACGTGTTCCTCCTCCCGGTGGTCATCGCCGGGCTCATAGCCGTCCACATGGCGATCCTCGTCCGGCAGAAGCACACCGAGGCGCCCCGGGAGGACGACCTGGCCGGGGACGGTCGGCGCGTCGACCGCGACGACGACGGCATCGTGGTCGGGCTGCCCGCCTTCCCCAACCAGGCGGCGATCAGCGCCGTCGTGTTCTTCCTGACCATGGCGACGCTGTCGCTTTTGGCGGGCTTCCTGCCGGTCCACAACGTCGCCGAGTACGGCCCCAACGACCCGGCCGGGACGCCCGAGCTGATCATGCCTGACTGGTTCCTGATGTGGGTGTTCGGCTTCCTGAAGCTGCTGCCGGGCTGGCTCGGGTTCACCATCCCGGTCGTGGACGTCCACGTCAGCACCGAGTTCATCGGCGGGATGCTCCTGCCGGGCATCGTCTTCGGCATCATGTTCGCGTGGCCGTTCATCGACTACCGGGAGGAGCCGCGCCACTTCACGGTGGACCCGCTGGCCCGCCCCTGGCAGACCGCCGTCGGCGTCGCGGCGGTCGTCATGGTCATGATCGCCTCCATCGCGGGGATGAACACCATCGCCGCCGACATCACGGGGCTCTCGACGGACGTCCTCAACCCGGCGCTGCTGGCCGCGACGATTCTGGGGCCGCTGGTCGCGGGCGGGATCACCTACCTCGCGATCGACCGCTACGACGGCCCGCTCTACGGGAGCCGCCCCGACGTCACACCGGACGGCGGCGCGGCCGGCGAAGCGGAGGCAGTGCCCGAGGGGGCCGGCACCATCGAGCCGGACGATACCGACGGCGAAGCGGGGAGCCAGCCCGACGGCGAGCAATCGGGAGGTGAGAGCGATGGCTGA
- a CDS encoding Rieske (2Fe-2S) protein has translation MPGSDRDGGDTDRGGEAVDPATVASLDVDLPLADESDHDDCQRCPCTSDLEALLADERGDVERRDVAKLLATIGGLTAVGSLAAPLAGLAQVFERSYEGPIYSDDVALVDDEGEPVTENFLEFGDYATVFPETNPGIEDAPTLLVRFEEGEYGGETNPDWVASGYAAYSKVCTHAGCMVSDFEGSTLVCPCHAGKFDPLSGASVVGGPPPRPLPQLPLRLADDGTLVAGGDFEGPIGTGGE, from the coding sequence ATGCCCGGATCCGACCGCGACGGCGGGGACACCGACCGCGGGGGCGAGGCGGTCGATCCCGCGACGGTAGCGTCTCTCGACGTCGACCTGCCGCTCGCCGACGAATCGGACCACGATGACTGCCAGCGGTGCCCCTGCACCAGCGACCTGGAGGCGCTGCTCGCGGACGAGCGCGGGGACGTCGAGCGCCGCGACGTGGCCAAACTGCTGGCCACCATCGGCGGGCTGACTGCCGTCGGGAGCCTGGCCGCGCCGCTGGCCGGCCTCGCGCAGGTGTTCGAACGGAGCTACGAGGGGCCCATCTACAGCGACGACGTGGCGCTGGTCGACGACGAGGGGGAGCCGGTGACCGAGAACTTCCTGGAGTTCGGCGACTACGCGACGGTGTTTCCCGAGACGAACCCCGGCATCGAGGACGCGCCGACGCTGCTGGTCCGGTTCGAGGAGGGCGAGTACGGCGGCGAGACGAACCCCGACTGGGTCGCCAGCGGCTACGCGGCCTACTCGAAGGTCTGCACGCACGCCGGCTGTATGGTGTCGGACTTCGAGGGGTCGACCCTCGTCTGCCCGTGTCACGCCGGGAAGTTCGACCCGCTGTCGGGCGCCAGCGTCGTCGGCGGGCCGCCGCCGCGACCGCTCCCCCAACTCCCGCTCCGGCTCGCCGACGACGGGACGCTGGTGGCCGGCGGCGACTTCGAGGGCCCGATCGGCACGGGGGGTGAGTGA
- a CDS encoding molybdopterin-dependent oxidoreductase — protein MSENDPTDDRDSQRADGGRRTIDRRSFLQGAGAAALFGAAGAGLGQEAFQIDGLEPVEGADYIGSYPYREWEDLYREQWDWDDIARSTHGVNCTGSCSWNVYVKNGQVWREEQAADYPQYDDSLPDPNPRGCQKGACYTDYVNADHRVTHPLRRTGERGEGQWQQITWDEAFTEIAEKVIEEVQAGRYDAISGFTPIPAMSPVSFASGSRLIRLLGGVSHSFYDWYSDLPPGEPLTWGVQTDNAESADWYNADYLIAWGSNVNVTRIPDAKYFLEAAYEGTKRVGIFPDYSQTAIHCDEWLAPDPGSDIALALGMARTIVDEDLYDAAHLREQTDMPLLVREDTGKFLRAGEVGLAEDAGDPGKVFVMSDGDGGLRAAPGSLGNREGEYDPSVSIETGFQPRLDADTSVDAADGTVQVRTVWNRLLDELSNYGPEFVHEQTGVGTDTYQRVAREFAEVDRAKIIHGKGVNDWYHNDLGNRAIQLLVTLTGNLGRQGTGFDHYVGQEKIWTYNGWSELSFPVEGRSIATALWTFYHAGGMGNTDEDTRQRIEESIDRGWMPLYPEEREDGSRPDPSVMFIWRGNYFNQSKGGVAVKENLWPKLDLIVDVNFRMDSSALYSDIVLPAASHYEKHDLNMTDMHSYVIPFTPAIEPLGESRTDWQIFRGLAEKIQELAEERDLDPVPDRSFDREIDLTTIHDDYVRDHLSGEDGALAEDRAACEFILENSVESNLSAGEEGDEGSASGASSAESGSTNGGDETAGGNPEATANVATPSPEVGVGIDGEITFDDVVEQPRRLLTAGDHWTSEIEDGEAYTPWQRFVRDKEPWPTFTGRQQYYIDHDWFLKLGEELPTHKDPVQNQDPEEYPLRYNTPHPRWSIHSTWRDNETMLRLQRGEPLVYLHPDDAAERGVSDGDIVRLYNDNDELEVQVKIYPSSEPGTARMYFAWERFQFESRGNFNTLVGMYMKPTQLIQYPEDSGEHLSFRPNYWGPTGVNSDVRVDVELVEEMDRSWRATDDASNVSGDQQATVDEEGAGGPWDPEDQTPVTGNESGGGATADGNATSGTETPTDTAGGDGGDGQ, from the coding sequence ATGAGTGAGAACGACCCCACCGACGACCGTGATAGCCAGCGAGCCGACGGCGGACGGCGGACGATCGACCGCCGTTCGTTCCTCCAGGGAGCGGGCGCGGCCGCGCTGTTCGGCGCGGCCGGGGCCGGCCTCGGGCAGGAGGCCTTCCAGATCGACGGGCTGGAGCCCGTGGAGGGGGCCGACTACATCGGCTCGTATCCCTACCGCGAGTGGGAGGACCTCTACCGGGAGCAGTGGGACTGGGACGACATCGCCCGGAGCACCCACGGCGTCAACTGCACCGGCTCGTGCTCGTGGAACGTCTACGTCAAGAACGGGCAGGTCTGGCGCGAGGAACAGGCCGCCGACTACCCGCAGTACGACGACAGCCTGCCCGACCCGAATCCGCGGGGGTGCCAGAAGGGCGCCTGCTACACCGACTACGTCAACGCCGACCACCGGGTGACCCACCCGCTGCGCCGCACCGGCGAGCGCGGCGAGGGCCAGTGGCAGCAGATCACCTGGGACGAGGCGTTCACGGAAATCGCCGAGAAGGTGATCGAAGAGGTCCAGGCGGGCCGCTACGACGCGATCAGCGGATTCACGCCGATCCCGGCGATGAGCCCCGTCTCCTTCGCCAGCGGCTCCCGACTCATCCGCCTGCTGGGCGGCGTCTCCCACTCCTTCTACGACTGGTACTCGGACCTCCCGCCGGGCGAGCCGCTGACCTGGGGCGTCCAGACGGACAACGCGGAGAGCGCCGACTGGTACAACGCCGACTACCTGATCGCGTGGGGCTCGAACGTCAACGTCACGCGCATCCCAGACGCGAAGTACTTCCTCGAAGCGGCCTACGAGGGGACCAAGCGCGTCGGGATCTTCCCCGACTACTCCCAGACGGCGATCCACTGCGACGAGTGGCTCGCGCCGGACCCGGGCTCCGACATCGCCCTGGCGCTGGGGATGGCCCGGACCATCGTCGACGAGGACCTGTACGACGCCGCCCACCTCCGCGAGCAGACGGACATGCCGCTGCTCGTCCGCGAGGACACCGGGAAGTTCCTCCGGGCCGGCGAGGTCGGGCTGGCGGAGGACGCCGGCGACCCGGGGAAGGTGTTCGTCATGAGCGACGGGGACGGCGGCCTCCGGGCCGCGCCCGGGTCGCTGGGCAACCGCGAGGGCGAGTACGACCCCAGCGTCAGCATCGAGACCGGCTTCCAGCCGCGCCTCGACGCGGACACGTCCGTCGACGCGGCGGACGGCACCGTGCAGGTGCGGACCGTGTGGAACCGCCTGCTCGACGAGCTCTCGAACTACGGCCCGGAGTTCGTCCACGAGCAGACCGGGGTCGGTACGGACACCTACCAGCGCGTCGCCCGCGAGTTCGCCGAGGTCGACCGCGCCAAGATCATCCACGGCAAGGGCGTCAACGACTGGTATCACAACGACCTGGGCAACCGGGCGATCCAGCTACTGGTCACGCTGACGGGCAACCTCGGCCGGCAGGGCACCGGCTTCGACCACTACGTCGGCCAGGAGAAGATCTGGACGTACAACGGCTGGTCGGAGCTGTCCTTCCCGGTCGAGGGCCGCTCGATCGCGACCGCGCTGTGGACGTTCTACCACGCCGGCGGCATGGGCAACACGGACGAGGACACCCGCCAGCGGATCGAGGAATCGATCGACCGCGGGTGGATGCCCCTGTACCCGGAGGAGCGCGAGGACGGCTCCCGGCCGGACCCGTCGGTCATGTTCATCTGGCGGGGCAACTACTTCAACCAGTCCAAGGGCGGCGTGGCGGTCAAGGAGAACCTCTGGCCCAAGCTGGACCTCATCGTCGACGTCAACTTCCGGATGGACTCCTCGGCGCTGTACTCCGACATCGTGCTGCCGGCCGCGAGCCACTACGAGAAGCACGACCTCAACATGACGGACATGCACAGCTACGTCATCCCGTTCACCCCGGCCATCGAGCCGCTGGGGGAGTCCCGGACCGACTGGCAGATCTTCCGCGGGCTGGCCGAGAAGATCCAGGAGCTGGCCGAGGAGCGCGACCTCGATCCCGTCCCGGACCGGTCGTTCGACCGCGAGATCGACCTGACGACGATCCACGACGACTACGTCCGCGACCACCTGTCCGGCGAGGACGGCGCGCTCGCCGAGGACCGGGCAGCCTGCGAGTTCATCCTCGAGAACTCCGTCGAGTCGAACCTCTCCGCCGGCGAGGAGGGCGACGAGGGATCCGCGAGCGGAGCGTCCTCGGCGGAGAGCGGCAGCACGAACGGCGGCGACGAGACGGCGGGCGGCAACCCCGAGGCCACGGCCAACGTCGCCACCCCGAGCCCGGAGGTCGGGGTGGGTATCGACGGCGAGATCACCTTCGACGACGTCGTGGAACAGCCGCGGCGACTCCTGACGGCGGGCGACCACTGGACCTCCGAGATCGAGGACGGCGAGGCCTACACCCCCTGGCAGCGGTTCGTCCGGGACAAGGAGCCGTGGCCGACGTTCACCGGCCGCCAGCAGTACTACATCGACCACGACTGGTTCCTCAAGCTGGGTGAGGAACTCCCCACCCACAAGGACCCGGTCCAGAACCAGGACCCAGAGGAGTACCCGCTGCGGTACAACACCCCACACCCGCGGTGGTCGATCCACTCGACGTGGCGGGACAACGAGACCATGCTCCGCCTCCAGCGCGGCGAGCCGCTGGTGTACCTCCACCCCGACGACGCCGCCGAACGGGGCGTCTCCGACGGCGACATCGTCCGGCTGTACAACGACAACGACGAGCTGGAGGTCCAGGTGAAGATCTATCCCAGCAGCGAGCCCGGGACCGCGCGGATGTACTTCGCCTGGGAGCGCTTCCAGTTCGAGAGCCGCGGCAACTTCAACACACTCGTCGGCATGTACATGAAACCCACACAGCTGATCCAGTACCCGGAGGACAGCGGCGAACACCTCTCGTTCCGCCCCAACTACTGGGGCCCGACCGGCGTGAACTCGGACGTCCGGGTCGACGTCGAACTCGTCGAGGAGATGGACCGCTCCTGGCGGGCGACCGACGACGCCTCGAACGTCAGCGGCGACCAGCAGGCGACCGTCGACGAGGAAGGGGCGGGCGGCCCCTGGGACCCGGAGGACCAGACGCCCGTCACCGGCAACGAGTCGGGCGGTGGCGCCACCGCGGACGGAAACGCGACGAGCGGGACGGAGACGCCGACGGACACCGCCGGCGGCGACGGAGGTGACGGCCAGTGA
- a CDS encoding ethylbenzene dehydrogenase-related protein has protein sequence MTAGRDDRSVATAAVALALLTAAAVAPALVGARPANEVPVTDLPEAGDSLSNPTADAWGQTPEKEVALASAPSGAPNANDTSIEAVSVRAARTDGRLALRLRWADPTRDANLTPGRYTTPHVNSFGDAAAIQLPTDASANPGIAMGSTQTPVNVWYWSGPTAGQELIAGGPGTSSMVNQQVSTNATYRDDHWYVTFVRNETVDTANRTDFAANEDVQVAFAVWNGSNAERAGQKAVSEWQYFPFGPGPQGPPYEAILWGVAGLALVVVIVATVIGIRRS, from the coding sequence GTGACCGCGGGACGCGACGACCGGTCCGTGGCGACCGCAGCGGTCGCCCTGGCGCTGCTGACGGCGGCGGCGGTCGCCCCCGCACTCGTCGGTGCGCGACCGGCCAACGAGGTCCCCGTCACCGACCTCCCGGAGGCGGGGGACTCGCTGTCGAACCCGACGGCGGACGCCTGGGGACAGACCCCGGAGAAGGAGGTCGCGCTGGCCAGCGCGCCCAGCGGTGCCCCGAACGCCAACGACACGTCGATCGAGGCCGTGTCGGTCAGGGCCGCACGGACGGACGGGCGGCTGGCGTTGCGGCTGCGCTGGGCGGATCCGACGCGCGACGCCAACCTCACGCCGGGGCGGTACACGACGCCGCACGTGAACTCCTTCGGCGACGCCGCGGCGATCCAGCTGCCGACCGACGCCAGCGCCAACCCCGGCATCGCGATGGGGAGCACCCAGACGCCCGTCAACGTCTGGTACTGGAGCGGGCCGACCGCCGGCCAGGAGCTGATCGCCGGCGGCCCCGGGACGTCGAGCATGGTGAACCAGCAGGTCTCGACGAACGCGACCTATCGGGACGACCACTGGTACGTCACGTTCGTCCGGAACGAGACCGTCGACACGGCGAATCGCACCGACTTCGCGGCGAACGAGGACGTCCAGGTCGCCTTCGCGGTCTGGAACGGCAGCAACGCCGAGCGGGCCGGACAGAAGGCCGTCAGCGAGTGGCAGTACTTCCCGTTCGGGCCCGGGCCGCAGGGGCCGCCCTACGAGGCGATCCTCTGGGGCGTCGCGGGGCTGGCCCTCGTCGTCGTGATCGTCGCCACAGTCATCGGCATCAGGAGGTCCTGA
- a CDS encoding 4Fe-4S dicluster domain-containing protein produces the protein MSLQDDGATVELADGIEHQVAMVMDLNKCIGCQTCTVACKKLWTEGGGREYMYWNNVETKPGRGYPRDWEEKGGGFASAEQADQEDTHGEREVGELPSQEDWGRPWEFNHGEIFYDGSDESLRPQGETPEWGPNWDEDQGAGEYPNSYYFYLPRICNHCTHPSCAEACPRKALYKREEDGIVLVDQERCRGYRYCVEGCPYNKVHFNVLKKKSEKCIFCYPRKEGEGPDDEVRPPACASECPPQLRLVGFLDDEDGPIYKLVEEYGVALRLHPEFHTEPNVYYVPPFAPPQHTEDGETVDVDRIPRPYLEELFGEDVHDALDTIERHRDRVRRGEDSELMDLLTTQDLARQYRLEAFDDD, from the coding sequence GTGAGCCTCCAGGACGACGGCGCGACGGTCGAACTCGCCGACGGGATCGAGCACCAGGTCGCGATGGTGATGGACCTCAACAAGTGCATCGGCTGCCAGACCTGCACGGTCGCCTGCAAGAAGCTCTGGACGGAGGGCGGCGGCCGGGAGTACATGTACTGGAACAACGTCGAGACCAAGCCCGGCCGCGGCTACCCCCGCGACTGGGAGGAGAAGGGCGGCGGCTTCGCGTCCGCCGAGCAGGCCGATCAGGAGGACACGCACGGCGAGCGCGAGGTCGGCGAGCTCCCGAGCCAGGAGGACTGGGGCCGGCCGTGGGAGTTCAACCACGGGGAGATCTTCTACGACGGCAGCGACGAGTCGCTCCGGCCGCAGGGGGAGACCCCGGAGTGGGGCCCCAACTGGGACGAGGACCAGGGCGCCGGCGAGTACCCCAACAGCTACTACTTCTACCTGCCCCGGATCTGCAACCACTGCACGCACCCCTCGTGTGCCGAGGCCTGCCCGCGGAAGGCCCTCTACAAGCGTGAGGAGGACGGCATCGTCCTCGTCGACCAGGAACGGTGTCGGGGCTACCGCTACTGCGTCGAGGGGTGTCCGTACAACAAGGTCCACTTCAACGTCCTCAAGAAGAAGTCGGAGAAGTGCATCTTCTGCTACCCGCGCAAGGAGGGCGAGGGCCCCGACGACGAGGTGCGACCGCCCGCCTGCGCCTCGGAGTGTCCGCCCCAGCTCCGGCTGGTGGGCTTCCTCGACGACGAGGACGGCCCCATCTACAAGCTCGTCGAGGAGTACGGGGTGGCGCTGCGGCTCCACCCCGAGTTCCACACGGAGCCCAACGTCTACTACGTCCCGCCCTTCGCCCCGCCCCAGCACACCGAGGACGGCGAGACCGTCGACGTCGACCGGATCCCCCGCCCCTACCTCGAGGAGCTGTTCGGCGAGGACGTCCACGACGCGCTGGACACCATCGAGCGCCACCGCGACCGCGTCCGCCGCGGCGAGGACAGCGAGCTGATGGACCTGCTAACGACGCAGGACCTGGCGCGGCAATACAGGCTGGAGGCCTTTGACGATGACTGA
- a CDS encoding molecular chaperone TorD family protein gives MTTDPETRPDRDGADGRIEEPVDAIDPDAGARGAAYALLASAFAHPDERFHEALRAGDVAAQFEALLDRTPLDVDAPLPATDDDYETLCARYNDLFVVGHAEYEDRTDGSLNATGPPVALYESGYRPDVSWNDVNLDLARAYDYYDLTVDTDEREHHDHLRLELEFAGYLARRAAVADGGEVSEANRSSSERSSDGGADAARLDFLDRHLRHVAEGVAETVDEEPGTGAYGEFAALLDAFTAADRAELVDRLEGG, from the coding sequence ATGACGACAGATCCCGAGACTCGACCCGACCGAGACGGAGCCGACGGCCGCATCGAGGAACCAGTCGACGCCATCGATCCCGACGCCGGCGCCCGCGGGGCGGCGTACGCGCTCCTGGCGAGCGCCTTCGCCCACCCCGACGAGCGGTTCCACGAGGCGCTCCGGGCTGGCGACGTTGCCGCCCAGTTCGAGGCGCTGCTCGACCGGACGCCACTGGACGTCGACGCCCCGCTGCCGGCGACGGACGACGACTACGAGACGCTCTGTGCCCGGTACAACGACCTGTTCGTCGTCGGCCACGCCGAGTACGAGGACCGCACGGACGGGAGCCTGAACGCCACCGGGCCGCCGGTGGCGCTGTACGAGTCCGGCTACCGGCCGGACGTCTCCTGGAACGACGTCAACCTCGACCTGGCGCGGGCGTACGACTACTACGACCTGACCGTCGACACCGACGAGCGCGAGCACCACGACCACCTGCGGCTCGAACTGGAGTTCGCCGGCTACCTCGCCCGTCGCGCGGCCGTCGCGGACGGCGGTGAGGTGAGCGAAGCGAACCGATCCTCGTCGGAACGGAGTTCCGACGGGGGCGCCGACGCCGCGCGCCTGGACTTCCTCGATCGCCACCTCCGCCACGTCGCGGAGGGCGTCGCCGAGACGGTGGACGAGGAGCCCGGCACGGGTGCGTACGGCGAGTTCGCGGCCCTGCTGGACGCGTTCACCGCCGCGGACAGGGCCGAACTGGTCGACCGGCTGGAGGGGGGATGA
- a CDS encoding HEAT repeat domain-containing protein: MAPERSPGFGVEPEGLEDIEVSREDVTIGEATPEELTASDTDPVADEPVDALLDQLRSGSKIERRRAALALADARDPGDRVAETLAGVAQTDEDDDVRQFAVEALGKIGGEIAERGALAVTNDGDPWVRAEAVVTIDRLDRAAHEDRLTAALDDDHHAVRRNALISLFKLRGEDAGDDLLAALDDDSERVREWAAHMLAGVDADRCREALQRTAATDDSDVVRATAANALQEDPARFRRNFRGALAEGDTLLPGEDLLNRQPDL, from the coding sequence CTGGCCCCGGAGCGGAGCCCCGGGTTCGGCGTGGAGCCCGAGGGCCTCGAGGACATCGAGGTGAGCCGCGAGGACGTCACCATCGGCGAGGCGACGCCGGAGGAGCTGACGGCCAGCGACACGGATCCGGTCGCCGACGAGCCGGTCGACGCGCTCCTCGACCAGCTGCGCTCGGGCTCGAAGATCGAACGCAGGCGCGCAGCGCTGGCGCTGGCCGACGCCCGCGATCCGGGCGACCGCGTCGCGGAGACGCTGGCCGGCGTCGCCCAGACCGACGAGGACGACGACGTCCGGCAGTTCGCCGTGGAGGCGCTCGGCAAGATCGGCGGGGAGATCGCCGAACGCGGCGCGCTGGCCGTCACCAACGACGGCGACCCGTGGGTGCGGGCGGAGGCGGTCGTCACCATCGACCGGCTGGACCGGGCGGCCCACGAGGACCGACTGACCGCGGCGCTCGACGACGACCACCACGCCGTCAGGCGCAACGCGCTCATCTCGCTGTTCAAGCTCCGCGGCGAGGACGCCGGCGACGATCTGCTGGCGGCGCTGGACGACGACAGCGAGCGCGTCCGCGAGTGGGCCGCGCACATGCTCGCGGGCGTCGACGCCGACCGGTGCCGCGAGGCGCTGCAGCGGACCGCCGCGACGGACGACAGCGACGTGGTGCGCGCCACGGCCGCCAACGCGCTCCAGGAGGACCCCGCCCGCTTCCGGCGGAACTTCCGGGGCGCGCTTGCGGAGGGGGACACGCTGCTCCCCGGCGAAGACCTGCTCAACCGACAGCCAGACCTCTGA
- a CDS encoding universal stress protein produces MQYLVATDGSDVSNTAVEHAAREASTWDAALDVVHVLTPDAKLVEGTLVLPGEAEAVDHGEQTLERAREVAAETAADAGTEIDVATEPLTGRPADAISRYAEDAGVDGIFVGHRGLSDEQERVVGSVAKSVVDKASVPVTIIK; encoded by the coding sequence ATGCAGTATCTGGTCGCAACTGACGGGTCCGACGTTAGCAACACCGCGGTCGAACACGCCGCCAGGGAGGCGAGTACGTGGGACGCCGCCCTCGACGTCGTCCACGTCCTGACGCCCGACGCGAAACTGGTCGAGGGGACCCTCGTGCTACCGGGGGAGGCCGAGGCCGTCGACCACGGGGAGCAGACGCTCGAACGGGCGCGGGAAGTGGCCGCCGAGACCGCGGCGGACGCCGGGACCGAGATCGACGTCGCGACCGAACCGCTGACCGGCCGTCCCGCCGACGCCATCTCGCGGTACGCCGAGGACGCCGGCGTCGACGGCATCTTCGTCGGCCACCGCGGGCTCTCGGACGAGCAGGAACGGGTCGTCGGCAGCGTCGCCAAGAGCGTCGTCGACAAGGCGTCCGTCCCCGTGACCATCATCAAGTAG